The DNA sequence CCTCCTCAGCTTACCAGTTGTGGATTGAACCATTACAGGCGTCTTTCGGAAACGCCGGAGAGTTTTTTCTGGATTGCCCCAACCCTTTCTTCCTGCATTGGGTGCGCAACCATTATCTATCCGACCTTGAGCGGGAATATCGCCTCTTGACTGGCGGAACAACCCAAATCAAGTTGCGCCTTCTCAAGACCCCCGCTAAGAATAAAGAGGACCATTCCCATCGCCTTCAGAGCTGTCTCCCAGAGATCAGCCGCCCCCCAAGCTCCGGACGTCTCCTCAACAAGGCCTTTACCTTCGAACAATTTGTCGTCGGCGCCTCCAATCGCTTCGCCTTTCAGGCCTCTCGAGCCCTGGCTGGCAATGATGCCTTTTATGGCAGGACCCTCTTTCTAACGGCTCAGCCAGGGCTGGGCAAGAGCCATCTCTCCCAGGCCGTGGGCAACTATATTCAAACGAACTACCGTCATCATCAGGTCTTCTATTTAACCGCCGAAGATTTCGCCAACGAAATGGTGGCGGCTTTGCGGCAGGGGGCGATGGCGCAGTTTAAGGACAAATTCCGGCGGCAATGCGATACCTTATTGTTGGAGGGGGTTCATTTCCTTAGCGGCAAAGAGAAGATTCAAGCCGAGTTATGTTATACTCTGGATTGTCTGGCGGACCTGAATAAGAAGCTGGTCTTCACCAGCCCGTATTTGCCCATGGAAATTCCTCATCTCAAGCAGGAGTTGCTTTCCCGTTTCACCGGCGGCGTCATCACCCCCATAGACCCCCCGGATTTCTCCACGCGGGTATCTATCCTAACCCGAAAGGCGCAGGATCGTCAGGTCCAGGTGCCGCGCGAAGTTAAGGAGCATTTAGCCACCTATCTAACCCAAGATGTCCGTCAGATGGTAAGCGCTCTAGATAATCTGCTCCTTAAGGCAGCCACGCTAAAAACTGACATCAATCTGGACTTGGCCAATGAAGTCCTCCGTGATTTTCAAGCCGCCTCCCAAGCTCTTAGGATAGAGGATATTCAGAAACTAACCGGGCAGGTGTATCAGGTGAGCCAGGAGGAGCTCCTCGGTAAGTCTCGTAAGAAGAAAATTGTCAAAGCCAGGAATCTGGCGATTTATCTCTCACACCACTATCTGCAGAAACAACTCAAGGACTTGGCGCGATCCTTCCGACGGACTCATTCCACCATTATCCACTCCTTGGAATGTGTCGAACGAGATCTTAAGGTTTCAGCCGGTTTTGCGGCGGAACTGCAGTATTTAGAAGAGCGTCTGCAAACCTCGCGGCGCTGGCGTCAATCGACCCTACCCCAACCCAAGGCCT is a window from the Desulfobacca acetoxidans DSM 11109 genome containing:
- the dnaA gene encoding chromosomal replication initiator protein DnaA — its product is MESYWEEVKHIFKGRLASSAYQLWIEPLQASFGNAGEFFLDCPNPFFLHWVRNHYLSDLEREYRLLTGGTTQIKLRLLKTPAKNKEDHSHRLQSCLPEISRPPSSGRLLNKAFTFEQFVVGASNRFAFQASRALAGNDAFYGRTLFLTAQPGLGKSHLSQAVGNYIQTNYRHHQVFYLTAEDFANEMVAALRQGAMAQFKDKFRRQCDTLLLEGVHFLSGKEKIQAELCYTLDCLADLNKKLVFTSPYLPMEIPHLKQELLSRFTGGVITPIDPPDFSTRVSILTRKAQDRQVQVPREVKEHLATYLTQDVRQMVSALDNLLLKAATLKTDINLDLANEVLRDFQAASQALRIEDIQKLTGQVYQVSQEELLGKSRKKKIVKARNLAIYLSHHYLQKQLKDLARSFRRTHSTIIHSLECVERDLKVSAGFAAELQYLEERLQTSRRWRQSTLPQPKASTRN